Proteins co-encoded in one Apteryx mantelli isolate bAptMan1 chromosome 4, bAptMan1.hap1, whole genome shotgun sequence genomic window:
- the PAX9 gene encoding paired box protein Pax-9 produces MTDSWTPPSEAFACPTGVFVCFLAEPAFGEVNQLGGVFVNGRPLPNAIRLRIVELAQLGIRPCDISRQLRVSHGCVSKILARYNETGSILPGAIGGSKPRVTTPTVVKHIRTYKQRDPGIFAWEIRDRLLADGVCDKYNVPSVSSISRILRNKIGNLSQQSHYESYKQHQPPPQPALPYNHIYSYPSPIAAAGAKVPTPPGVPAIPSAMAMPRTWPSSHSVTDILGIRSITDQAVSDTSPYPSPKVEEWSSLGRNSFPPAAQHAVNGLEKSSLEQEAKYSQVIWMAPHSKPICETCLLLATCFHGQNTVPCPPVHMASGHSTRMKLIKKVREAPNGLSAVGSFVSAPAMPPYATPAQVSPYMTYSAAPSGYMASHSWQHAGGTPLSPHNCDIPASLAFKGMQAAREGSHSVTASAL; encoded by the exons ATGACGGATAGTTGGACGCCGCCTTCTGAAGCATTTGCGTGCCCAacgggtgtgtttgtgtgttttcttgCAGAACCTGCCTTCGGGGAAGTGAACCAGCTCGGGGGGGTGTTTGTCAACGGGAGACCCCTGCCCAATGCCATCAGGCTCCGGATTGTGGAACTGGCGCAACTGGGTATCAGACCGTGTGACATCAGCCGGCAACTGCGCGTTTCCCACGGCTGTGTCAGCAAAATCCTGGCTCGCTACAACGAGACCGGCTCCATCCTACCAGGGGCTATCGGAGGCAGCAAGCCTCGGGTCACCACCCCCACGGTGGTGAAACATATCCGGACCTACAAACAAAGGGACCCGGGCATCTTCGCCTGGGAGATCCGGGATCGCCTGCTGGCTGACGGCGTGTGTGACAAGTACAACGTGCCGTCGGTCAGCTCCATCAGCCGCATCCtccggaacaaaatcggaaaccTGTCTCAGCAGAGTCACTACGAATCGTACAAGCAGCACCAGCCGCCCCCGCAGCCGGCTCTGCCCTACAACCACATCTACTCCTACCCCAGCCCCATCGCTGCTGCAGGTGCCAAGGTGCCCACGCCGCCCGGGGTGCCCGCCATCCCCAGCGCCATGGCCATGCCCCGCACCTGGCCGTCCTCCCACTCGGTGACGGACATCCTGGGGATCCGCTCCATCACGGACCAAG CCGTGAGTGACACGTCGCCTTACCCCAGCCCCAAGGTGGAGGAATGGAGCAGCCTGGGCCGAAACAGCTTCCCCCCCGCGGCCCAGCACGCCGTGAACGGGCTGGAGAAGAGCTCCCTGGAGCAGGAGGCCAAGTACAGCCAG GTGATCTGGATGGCACCCCATTCGAAACCCATTTGTGAGACCTGCCTCTTACTGGCCACCTGCTTCCACGGCCAAAACACAGTGCCCTGCCCACCAGTCCACATGGCTTCAGGGCACTCCACCCGGATGAAACTAATAAAGAAAGTCAGAGAG gCACCCAACGGTCTTTCAGCTGTCGGCAGTTTTGTTTCAGCACCAGCCATGCCTCCTTATGCTACACCAGCCCAAGTGTCACCTTATATGACGTACAGCGCTGCCCCTTCTGGCTATATGGCAAGCCACAGCTGGCAACATGCTGGAGGCACCCCGCTCTCGCCCCACAACTGCGATATCCCTGCGTCGCTGGCTTTCAAGGGCATGCAGGCGGCCAGGGAAGGCAGCCACTCGGTCACAGCCTCGGCACTCTGA